The genomic DNA TCGCTGCCGAGCCGCGGAATGGATCGCTGCGGATGCCGAAATTGCTGGTGAAGGTGAGATGCTGAACCGGCTGGACCGACGGGATGGCAATCACGCCTTGCTCGAGCGTGTCGAGCTTCTTCCAGGTCATAAACAGCGAGCGGAACTGTGCGTCGGCGCTTAGATCGGCCGTAGCTTCGGCACTGGCGGCGGGGATCAGCGGACCACCCGTTGCCGCGGCGTTGCGCCCGTCAGACTGTGCGGAGGCGGCCTGCATCGTCTGGCTCGACGCGCTGGCTGCACCACAAGCGGCAAAGCCGACCATCGCAACCGCGGCATTCAGCATTATGCCGCGCGGCGAAATGAAAGCGCAGGCGGCAGCTGCGAGACGGTTGGCCGGTGCGGTAAAGGTGTTGGTCATCGAACCCCGAGCGAATCGTTGATACGAGTGACGCCGAGGCGACCCGACGCGCGTTAATCCGTCTACTGGTCTGGAAGCGGCCCCCCGCACCCTGACAAGGATCACTGACCCGCTCCGCGCGCGTTAAGCAAGTCCGCCGACTTATTCCCGCGTCAGGCCGGGAGAGTCGCGCGGCGAGTCGTTGAAGCGGCATGGATCGCGCTGGAGAATAGCTCGCCGATCAGCGGGTTGGCCACATCCGTCAAAGCGCTTTTGCCGCCTC from Sphingomonas radiodurans includes the following:
- a CDS encoding M23 family metallopeptidase, with the protein product MTNTFTAPANRLAAAACAFISPRGIMLNAAVAMVGFAACGAASASSQTMQAASAQSDGRNAAATGGPLIPAASAEATADLSADAQFRSLFMTWKKLDTLEQGVIAIPSVQPVQHLTFTSNFGIRSDPFRGSAAMHAGVDIPGPTGTPIYATADGIISHADRQGGYGNMVEINHGKGITTRYGHLSKIVVTENGRVRRGQIIGLMGSTGRSTGPHLHYEVRIDNHAVNPVPFLTTADYLLAAQDRSVSQIPVSTSGPAAQDGL